A single region of the Gossypium arboreum isolate Shixiya-1 chromosome 12, ASM2569848v2, whole genome shotgun sequence genome encodes:
- the LOC108456787 gene encoding MAG2-interacting protein 2 isoform X1, translating to MEESVREVLFEARHHASRPFTSNYPPLPLQQSSEAEKGGFLSFLSSRGVSQLKEKLVGNKNPKKIKKPVSLIVSPRGERVAVAAGNQVTILRKEDDYQEPFGIFTSHSIISCTCGAWSESQDILGIVDDADVVYFIKANGEEITRITTRHLKVSSKVIGLIAPDESDVKQSFLCSFTVLTSDGAFHQIEINQEPSASIFSYTINSGLALKKQFPQNVFCFDYYPELSLLLVVGSAGGNSITADRKSGSCYLSLWRKGQDLVLEPVASTQFEGLYGEQQGYAAHLAYPKVLISPQGNYIATLDMNGCLHIFKLDKESCLDTSFAFRVRTNSQVTDELLNGCSEILADIVDFTWWSDHILTLGKRNGCVTMLDILSGLKLIENEPVYSQPVLERVQQSEGYLFVLESLSSENEFDLSNSNRITHDLDQREETSENGSNLSDISKLHWSLRSFSERSVPEMYKILIGSSKHQAALDFADRHGLDRDEVLKSQWLGSGQGINDIHALLSNIKDKVFVLYECVNKVGSSEEVAKALLAFGLQLTNGYKFSESNSQESDEIWDFRMSRLQLLQFRDRLETFIGINMGRFSVQEYSKFRVMPMNEAAIALAETGKIGALNLLFKRHPYSLVRFMLDILAAIPETIPVQTYAQLLPGKSPPASTAMREEDWVECDKMVSFINKLPENHDIGSQIRTEPVVKRLLGSFWPSTDDLAVWYKNRARDIDSYSGLLDNCLCLIDFACQKGVYGLKQFHEDISYLHQLVYADNDGEISTSMSLVAWEQLSDYEKFRTMLQRCKEENVVESLRNKAIPFMHKRSHSVTLATQQHTADGHSEVDHTKGESFLVRWLKEISLANKLDLCLMVIEEGCRELRSCGFFKNEVEVVDCALQCVYLFTVTDRWSTMSAILSKLPHKQDSEICIGILDQRCKVAEGHIEAGRLLAFYQVPKPMNFFLEAHLDEKGVKQIIRLILSKFIRRQPGRSDNEWANMWRDMLCLQEKAFPFLDLEYLLTEFCRGLLKAGKFSLARSYLRGTSSASLATEKAENLVIQAAREYFFSASSLSCSEIWKAKECLNLFPSSRNVKAEADIIDALTVKLPYLGVTLLPVQFRQIKDPMEIIKMAVTSQAGAYLHVDELIEVAKLLGLSSLDEISAVEEIIAREAAVSGDLQLAFDLCLVLAKKGHGLVWDLCAALARGPLENMEISSRKQLLGFALSHCDEESISELLLAWKDLDMQGQCETLMTLTGTNAPNFSIQGSSVISLPGYSIQDIVDLKNSSELADGFNGADQENHFSSIKNTLSLVAKNLPVENGTNWDLILQENGKILSFAAIQLPWLLELTRKEDYSKKFTSGLISGKQYVSVRTQTVITILSWLARNGFAPRDDLIASLAKSILEPPATEEEDVIGCSFLLNLVDAFSGVQVIEEQLRTRENYLETCSIMNVGMTYSILHNTGVDCEGPTQRRELLLGKFREKNKPLNADDINRIDAVQSSFWREWKLKLEEKKRVTEHSRFLEQIIPGVETTRFLSGDASYIESVIFSLIESLTLEKKRILKDILRMADTYGLNRAEVILRYITSILISEIWTNDDIMAEISEIKGEILDNAAETIKTVSLIVYPAVDGCNKHRLAYIYNLLSDCYKKLEESKEPLPMILSDQPHALSLGLVHYYKVIEQECKRISFVKDLNFKNITGLGGLNLQCFSSEVYAHTNEFSLEALSEMVKTLVSVYRDSVPEGLISWQDVRKHYILHLLTKLNDRFRTEFSTKNPEIFLNISSELEHIYDLCRKHIILLEPSEALDIMKQYFIVILPPDGAYENLPDNSTWQDCLIFLLNFWIRLTEEMQEFASAEISVAKIKFHPGCLMSCLKVFMRLVMEDSVSPSQSWSTIVDYVKNGLISDPSRDIFTFCRAMIFSGCGFASISEVFVEALQHHANTVTASAETEFQHLSHLYLKVLEPILQDLANGSREHQKLYQLISSLSNLEGDFNELKKVRCAVWERLARFSEDLLLASNVRVHVLELLQFIAGKSVKGLSSELQLNVHPWVGWDESLCANNKSQITSNDGLPEQIDTSSRFTSTLVALRSSQLMTAISPGFEITPDDLSSVDTAVSCFLKLCAVANADPHLDVLVVILEEWEGLFMIKKEEEASPELSNAENSWSDDWDEGWESFQEIEALEREKKGDSLLIHPLHESWTEIFKLLIKASRVKDVLKLIDQSILKPGGVLLDEGDARNLNDIILGMDCFMASKMMLLLPYEGLQVESLTALENKMKQGTSDIANDHEFLTLILSSGILSTVITKSSFGTIFSYVCYLVGNFSHWFQEAQLPKLRKEGSNEHGNTKGDISFLFARILFPTFISELVKADQLILAGFMITKFMHTNASFRLINIAEASLRRYLEGQFQVQEHNKVALDETSCYEPLKNTVSSLRDKLGNSLQSALSLLPKNESNR from the exons ATGGAGGAATCTGTTAGAGAAGTGCTATTCGAAGCACGTCATCACGCCTCCCGGCCTTTCACTTCCAATTATCCTCCTCTTCCTCTTCAACAG TCAAGTGAAGCTGAGAAAGGCGGTTTCTTATCGTTTCTTTCCTCTCGAG GTGTAAGTCAGCTGAAAGAGAAATTGGTTGGCAATAAGAATCCgaagaaaataaaaaaaccaGTGTCATTGATTGTATCCCCTAGAGGTGAGCGTGTCGCTGTGGCTGCTGGAAATCAAGTCACTATATTGCGCAAGGAGGATGATTACCAGGAACCTTTTGGCATTTTTACTA GTCACAGCATTATTTCGTGTACATGTGGAGCTTGGTCAGAATCTCAAGATATCCTTGGAATCGTTGATGATGCTGATGTAGTGTATTTTATTAAAGCAAATGGTGAAGAGATAACAAGGATTACTACGAGACATCTAAAAGTATCTTCAAAAGTAATAGGTCTGATTGCACCGGATGAGTCTGATGTAAAACAGTCTTTCTT GTGTAGCTTCACCGTTTTGACATCTGATGGAGCTTTTCATCAAATTGAGATCAATCAAGAGCCAAGTGCCTCTATTTTCTCCTATACAATCAACAGTGGCTTAGCTTTAAAAAAGCAATTCCCTCAGAATGTTTTCTGCTTTGACTATTATCCAGAACTTTCTTTGCTTCTTGTTGTTGGCAGTGCTGGTGGCAACTCCATTACTGCTGATAGGAAATCTG GATCCTGTTATCTTTCTCTTTGGCGTAAAGGTCAGGATTTGGTTTTGGAGCCTGTAGCCTCTACTCAATTTGAGGGCCTTTACGGTGAGCAACAAGGTTATGCAGCTCATCTTGCCTACCCAAAGGTGTTAATCTCACCCCAAGGAAATTATATTGCCACTTTGGATATGAATGGATGTTTGCATATCTTTAAGCTGGATAAAGAAAGCTGTTTGGATACGAGTTTTGCTTTCAGAGTGAGAACTAATTCTCAAGTGACTGATGAACTGTTAAACGGATGCTCAGAAATTTTAGCTGACATTGTTGATTTTACTTGGTGGTCTGACCACATTCTTACTCTTGGTAAACGAAATGGCTGTGTTACCATGCTTGACATTCTTAGTGGTCTGAAACTAATAGAGAATGAACCTGTATATTCTCAGCCTGTTTTAGAAAGGGTACAGCAGTCTGAAGGATATCTTTTTGTTTTAGAGAGTTTATCATCTGAAAATGAGTTTGATTTATCTAATAGTAATAGAATAACACATGACTTGGATCAAAGAGAGGAAACTTCTGAAAATGGATCCAATCTATCTGACATTTCTAAGTTGCATTGGAGTTTGAGATCTTTCTCAGAAAGATCTGTTCCTGAAATGTATAAGATACTAATTGGTAGTTCCAAGCATCAAGCTGCCTTGGACTTTGCTGATCGTCATGGATTGGATAGGGATGAAGTTCTAAAGTCACAGTGGTTGGGTTCTGGCCAAGGAATAAATGACATACATGCCTTATTGTCAAACATTAAAGATAAAGTTTTTGTGCTTTATGAGTGTGTAAATAAAGTTGGGTCATCAGAAGAAGTAGCAAAGGCTTTACTTGCATTTGGCCTGCAGTTAACTAACGGATACAAATTCTCTGAATCAAACAGCCAAGAATCTGATGAGATTTGGGATTTCCGTATGTCTAGACTTCAGCTGTTGCAATTCCGTGACAGGTTGGAAACATTTATTGGGATAAACATGGGCAG GTTTTCCGTGCAGGAATACAGCAAGTTCCGTGTTATGCCAATGAATGAAGCAGCCATTGCACTTGCTGAAACGGGGAAAATTGGGGCTTTAAACCTCCTGTTCAAGCGTCATCCTTATTCACTTGTTCGTTTCATGTTAGATATTTTGGCTGCTATTCCTGAAACAATTCCTGTGCAAACATATGCGCAGCTGCTTCCTGGAAAGTCTCCTCCTGCAAGTACTGCTATGAGGGAAGAAGATTGGGTTGAATGTGACAAAATGGTAAGTTTTATTAATAAGTTACCTGAGAACCATGACATTGGGAGTCAAATTAGAACTGAACCTGTTGTCAAGAGATTGCTAGGATCTTTTTGGCCTTCAACAGATGACCTTGCAGTTTGGTATAAGAATAGAGCTAGAGATATTGATTCCTACAGTGGGTTGCTAGACAACTGCCTCTGCTTGATTGACTTTGCTTGCCAGAAGGGTGTCTACGGGTTAAAGCAGTTTCATGAGGACATCTCATACCTGCACCAGCTGGTTTATGCTGATAATGATGGTGAGATAAGTACCAGCATGAGTCTTGTTGCATGGGAACAATTATCTGACTATGAAAAATTTAGAACAATGCTTCAAAGGTGCAAAGAGGAAAATGTTGTTGAATCATTACGGAATAAGGCAATTCCATTTATGCACAAAAGGTCCCATAGTGTTACCTTGGCTACCCAACAGCACACTGCAGATGGCCATTCCGAAGTAGATCATACTAAGGGTGAGTCATTTCTGGTTAGATGGCTAAAAGAGATATCTTTGGCCAATAAATTAGATTTATGCTTGATGGTTATTGAGGAAGGGTGCAGGGAGCTCCGAAGCTGTGGCTTCTTCAAGAATGAGGTTGAAGTTGTAGATTGTGCTCTGCAATGTGTATACTTATTTACAGTTACAGATAGGTGGAGTACCATGTCTGCAATATTATCAAAGCTTCCGCATAAACAAG ATTCTGAAATATGCATTGGCATCCTTGATCAAAGATGTAAAGTGGCAGAAGGCCATATAGAAGCAGGGAGACTTTTGGCCTTTTACCAG GTTCCAAAACCAATGAATTTTTTCTTAGAAGCCCATTTGgatgaaaaaggtgtaaaacagATTATTCGCCTCATACTCTCAAAATTTATCCGCCGACAGCCTGGCCGGTCTGATAATGAGTGGGCAAACATGTGGCGTGATATGCTGTGCTTGCAGGAGAAGGCTTTTCCTTTTCTGGACCTTGAATATCTGTTAACAGAGTTCTGCAGAGGACTGTTAAAAGCAGGGAAGTTTTCTCTTGCAAGAAGTTACTTAAGGGGTACGAGTTCAGCATCCTTGGCAACAGAAAAAGCAGAAAATCTTGTTATTCAAGCTGCAAGGGAGTATTTCTTCTCAGCTTCAAGTCTGTCTTGCTCTGAA ATCTGGAAGGCTAAGGAATGTCTGAACTTATTTCCAAGTAGCAGAAATGTTAAAGCAGAGGCTGATATTATTGATGCACTTACTGTTAAACTTCCATACCTTGGAGTGACTCTTCTACCAGTGCAATTTAGGCAAATAAAAGATCCaatggaaattattaaaatgGCAGTCACAAGTCAAGCTGGAGCTTATCTACATGTTGATGAACTAATTGAGGTTGCCAAACTTCTTGGATTGAGCTCCTTGGATGAAATATCAGCCGTGGAGGAAATTATTGCTAGGGAAGCTGCAGTTTCAGGTGATCTGCAGTTGGCCTTCGATCTCTGCCTTGTTCTGGCCAAGAAGGGTCATGGTCTTGTTTGGGATTTATGTGCTGCTCTAGCAAGGGGTCCTCTTGAGAATATGGAAATTAGTTCTCGAAAGCAGCTACTGGGTTTTGCTTTGAGCCATTGTGATGAGGAGTCAATTAGTGAGTTGCTCCTTGCATGGAAAGATTTAGACATGCAAGGGCAGTGTGAGACTTTGATGACATTGACAGGGACCAATGCTCCAAATTTCTCCATTCAAGGTTCCTCAGTAATCTCACTTCCAGGTTACAGTATTCAAGATATTGTCGACCTGAAAAATTCATCTGAACTGGCTGATGGGTTTAATGGTGCTGATCAAGAAAATCATTTCAGTAGCATTAAAAATACGCTTTCTCTTGTTGCTAAAAATCTGCCTGTTGAAAATGGGACAAATTGGGATCTGATTTTGCAAGAAAATGGAAAGATTTTATCTTTTGCTGCAATACAACTTCCATGGTTGCTTGAATTAACTAGAAAAGAAGATTACAGTAAGAAATTTACTTCTGGCTTGATTTCTGGGAAGCAATATGTAAGTGTAAGAACACAAACTGTGATAACTATTTTGTCCTGGTTGGCGAGGAATGGTTTTGCTCCTAGAGATGATTTGATTGCTTCTCTGGCAAAATCAATTTTAGAACCGCCAGCTACTGAAGAGGAAGATGTCATTGGTTGTTCCTTCCTATTAAATCTTGTGGATGCTTTTAGTGGTGTACAAGTAATTGAAGAGCAGCTTAGAACAAGGGAAAACTACCTTGAAACGTGTAGTATTATGAATGTTGGAATGACCTATAGCATATTACATAATACTGGAGTTGATTGTGAAGGTCCTACTCAGAGGAGAGAGCTGCTACTCGGGAAGTTTAGAGAAAAGAATAAGCCACTTAATGCTG ATGACATAAATAGGATCGATGCAGTACAATCCTCATTTTGGAGGGAATGGAAACTGAAATTAGAAGAGAAAAAGCGTGTCACTGAACATTCTAGATTCTTAGAGCAAATAATTCCTGGGGTTGAAACTACACGTTTTCTGTCTGGTGATGCCAGTTACATTGAGAGTGTCATTTTTTCTCTAATTGAATCTTTGACATTGGAGAAGAAGCGCATTTTAAAGGATATTTTGAGAATGGCTGATACCTATGGCCTAAACAGAGCTGAG gTAATACTCAGGTACATAACTTCAATCCTTATTTCTGAGATCTGGACCAATGATGACATCATGGCTGAGATCTCAGAAATTAAGGGAGAAATACTTGATAATGCTGCTGAAACTATCAAAACTGTATCATTGATCGTATACCCTGCAGTTGATGGTTGTAATAAGCATCGCCTTGCTTACATCTATAACCTCCTCTCTGACTGCTATAAGAAGTTAGAGGAAAGCAAAGAACCTTTACCAATGATACTCTCGGATCAACCACATGCATTATCTTTGGGATTAGTTCATTATTACAAGGTTATTGAGCAAGAATGTAAAAGAATTTCCTTTGTGAAAGACCTAAACTTCAAAAATATTACTGGATTAGGTGGTTTGAATCTGCAGTGTTTCAGTAGTGAAGTCTATGCTCATACCAATGAATTTAGCTTGGAAGCTTTGTCTGAAATGGTAAAGACTCTGGTCAGTGTCTACAGGGATTCAGTGCCTGAGGGTCTCATATCATGGCAGGATGTCCGCAAACATTATATACTGCATTTATTGACAAAATTGAATGATAGATTTAGAACAGAGTTTAGCACTAAGAACCCTGAAATTTTTCTGAACATAAGCAGTGAACTTGAGCATATATATGACTTGTGTAGAAAACATATTATACTCTTAGAACCTTCAGAGGCATTGGATATTATGAAGCAATATTTCATTGTAATCTTACCTCCAGATGGTGCGTATGAGAATCTACCTGATAACTCGACATGGCAAGACTGCTTGATCTTCCTTTTGAATTTCTGGATCAGGTTGACCGAAGAAATGCAAGAATTTGCTTCCGCTGAGATTTCTGTAGCGAAAATCAAGTTCCACCCAGGTTGCTTAATGAGTTGTTTAAAGGTTTTCATGAGGTTGGTAATGGAGGACTCCGTTTCTCCTAGTCAGAGCTGGAGCACCATTGTTGACTATGTCAAAAATGGTTTAATCAGTGACCCTTCTAGAGACATTTTCACTTTCTGCAGAGCTATGATATTTTCTGGCTGTGGTTTCGCTTCTATTTCAGAAGTATTTGTTGAAGCACTGCAACACCATGCAAACACTGTAACTGCATCAGCTGAAACTGAGTTCCAGCATCTTTCCCATCTTTATTTGAAAGTGCTAGAACCAATTTTACAGGATTTGGCTAATGGATCTCGGGAACACCAGAAATTATATCAGTTGATATCATCTCTGAGCAATTTAGAGGGTGATTTCAACGAGTTAAAGAAAGTCAGGTGTGCAGTTTGGGAAAGACTTGCCAGATTCTCTGAAGATTTGCTGCTAGCTAGTAATGTTCGAGTTCATGTCTTAGAGCTTTTGCAATTTATCGCTGGTAAAAGTGTGAAGGGTTTATCTTCTGAGCTGCAGCTAAATGTTCATCCATGGGTAGGGTGGGATGAGTCACTATGTGCTAATAACAAGAGCCAAATTACTTCAAATGATGGGTTGCCCGAGCAAATAGATACTTCCAGCAGGTTTACAAGTACTTTAGTTGCCCTGAGATCATCTCAACTTATGACAGCCATTTCTCCTGGCTTTGAAATCACCCCAGATGACCTCTCAAGTGTTGATACGGCAGTTTCTTGCTTCTTAAAATTGTGTGCCGTTGCCAATGCAGATCCTCATCTCGATGTTTTGGTAGTCATTTTGGAAGAGTGGGAAGGGCTTTTCATGATTAAGAAAGAAGAGGAAGCCTCTCCAGAATTATCTAATGCAGAAAATAGCTGGAGCGATGATTGGGATGAAGGATGGGAGAGCTTTCAGGAAATTGAAGCTttggagagagaaaagaaaggggatTCGCTTTTGATCCATCCTTTACACGAGTCTTGGACAGAGATTTTCAAGCTCCTTATTAAAGCATCTCGAGTTAAAGATGTCTTAAAGCTGATTGACCAATCCATATTAAAACCCGGTGGAGTATTACTTGATGAAGGCGATGCAAGGAACTTGAATGACATCATACTCGGAATGGATTGTTTCATGGCTTCAAAGATGATGCTTTTACTTCCTTATGAAGGGTTGCAGGTGGAGTCTTTGACTGCACTCGAAAACAAGATGAAACAAGGTACTTCTGACATTGCCAACGACCACGAGTTCTTAACGCTAATCCTCTCCTCAGGGATTTTATCAACTGTCATCACCAAATCTTCCTTTGGCACTATTTTCTCCTATGTCTGCTATTTAGTAGGCAATTTCTCTCATTGGTTCCAAGAAGCACAATTGCCAAAGCTTAGAAAGGAAGGAAGCAATGAACATGGAAACACCAAGGGAGACATCTCGTTTCTATTTGCAAGAATCTTGTTCCCCACATTCATATCGGAGCTCGTTAAGGCTGATCAGCTGATTCTAGCAGGATTTATGATCACAAAATTCATGCACACAAATGCTTCATTTAGACTCATCAACATTGCAGAGGCAAGTCTTAGAAGATACTTGGAGGGACAATTCCAGGTACAAGAACACAACAAGGTTGCCCTTGATGAAACGAGTTGTTACGAACCATTGAAGAACACAGTTTCAAGCTTGAGAGACAAGTTAGGGAACTCACTTCAATCTGCTTTGTCACTACTTCCTAAGAATGAAAGCAATAGATAA